The genome window cacacaaaaaataaagaaaatataaaaacattcaGTTATTGATATGTGTGTACATATGTATCACTGTTATTCTGAGAATTTTCTCTTCTTCGTCTTTGTTTAGAGTCAAAGCTGAGCAAGCTGATTTGACTGTAAATAAAACCTTAGCGAgtatttcctgaaaaattctatgaaaaattaggaaaattaaaccGAAATTATTCACAGGCTCATGTTCACCAAAATAAGGTCAAGGACAACAGCCCCTGAACTAACGACTAATCTTTCTTAGGTTCTGCTAGCTCAAATAAGTCTTCCCATAAACACCAATTTTTAAcactatttgaaaaagttattaaagtaagagtaaaaattttaaaaatgttttctgtaccatttgatttttgatatatatttcaaagttttaccaatatacagagtgttccttAAACATACGTCGAATACTCCTTGGGTCATAACAAGAAAAAAGGTTCCTATAAATATATGACTAGATAAATATATGACAGAACGCTGCGTTTCcaaatacaggatgtttaaaAACAACCCTGGTATTTTCAAAAGAATTCGGCAGTCATTAAGAAGATCGGATTCATGGATACCAGTTGGTCATcgttattttcaacaaaattatttacagaGTAAAGTTGCCAGTAATTTAATCTATGCATATAGGCCAACTTTTTCGAACTATTGGCAACTTTACCAACAAAGGTAATTTTCATTGAATAGAGAGTTTATGCAATATTCTACTCTAAGatcattgtttttaaatttatcttgcTAGCAAAGCCTTAAGGCCTAGCCCTAAGgttcagtttttcaaattcgtgGTAAGTTTGCCAACAAGATCGTTTTGATGGAAATTGTAAAACTAATCAATGATCTGAACTGATTTCGTTGTTTCTATCGACATTGTTTTTCTGGCAAAGTTGAAATGAGTTTGGCACACCGACAAGATGAACAAACTGTTCTGATATCGATAACGAAAAAGTATCGATAATATCAGTGAAAACAGTATGTCGTCGGAGCAACAAGAACAAATTCCTTTAATAAGGATTTAATCCAACTGAACAGTTAACAGCTGGCACCAATAAAAAGTTAGGTTGGGTTTCTTTCTAACTACTGtactttaaaaactaatttaagaGTAATAAGAAACTctatttgacaaaaaaggtCAATATGTGCATTGATTGAACATTGAACCATGTTACGAGCTGAACGTCCCTGAATAATTTCTCTGTAAATTAACTTCAAACTGCCacaaaatgggaaaaactTCTAAAGATAAAAGAGACATTTATTACCGAAAAGCCAAGGAGCAAGGTTGGAGAGCAAGAAGCGCAttcaaattattgcaaatcGATGAAAAATTTGGTGTATTAAAGGGGGTCACTAGAGCAGTTGATCTCTGTGCAGCTCCTGGAAGCTGGTCACAGGTGTTATCACGAAAACTGTACTTAAACGAGGAAATCTGTATTAAGGAACCAACATACTTGTTTTCCACTGAAGCTGTGGCTGCAgaacaaaaaagtaaagatGCAAAACACAGTGAACCtcgaaagaaaaatgaagatgTAAAGATAGTTGCTGTTGATCTCCAGGTAGGTGTTCATCTCGATTTGTTTGATAAGCAATAcaatagcaataaaaaatttatattatcaACATAAGGAAATATCATATACCTACTAATATTTCCATGGATATTTCCCAATGAGTAGATTGTTGAAGTATTTTAGTGCATATGCTGGAGGTATTAaggtattgtttttttttagccCATGTCTCCTCTGCCTGGGGTAATTCAAATCCAAGGTGACATTACAAAGTTTTCAACTGCGCAAGAAATTATGTCCCATTTTGAAGGAGAAAAAGCAGATATAGTGATTTGTGATGGTGCTCCAGATGTTACAGGCCTGCATTGCATGGACATTTATATTCAAGCCCAGCTTCTTTTAGGTATCTACTTATATATTATACACTATAAGTTGCTTTaatgtacaatttttttaatgtttaggTGCTCTTCACATAACTTGCAATGTCTTAAAACAAGGAGGCACCTTTGtggcaaaaatatttagaggTAAAGATAATGATTTACTGACAAATCAGCTGTTGACCCTGTTTGAGGAAGTTCATGTCGCAAAGCCTAAAAGTTCCAGGAATTCAAGTATAGAAGCATTTGTAGTATGTCAAAAATACAGTCCACCAGAAGGCTTTGATCCTACTCTAATGACTCCCTATTTAGAAGTTTCTAATAAGGATTTTAGTTCTTTAGAGGGTAAGTAGTAAACTTTGAATCTGCTTCACATTTTGTTCTTTCAAAAGTTAAGATACTGCGTGATATGTAAAGTAcacttttttttgaaatcataaaaaaaccacaaatttaatatttatacagTTCCACTTCCAGTTCCCTCTAATAATTCTGCTCTTAACCTTACATATCCAAATACTTCTTTTGTTCCATGCAGTTTTGGCTGTGTTTATTCTGGGCTTCTGGTTGAGAAAAACAATCCTTTTATGAGTAGGGTATACCACAATCGAATTTTGATTCTATTGTAGACAATTCTCCTCTACCTCTTTTGATTTACCCTATTTCAGGAATTAACCGAGTTATAATCCCTTTCATTGTATGTGGAGATGTCAGTGCATATGACTCGGACACGACATATCCTTTACAACTAGAGGGTGAAGCCCCTTATAAATACACACCCCCTGTTCAGCCTCCTATAGCCCCGCCTTATAGCTTTAAACCAGACTCGTCGAAATCCGAAATTGATcactttttaaagaaaattgataagGCTGTTAAAAAAGTACGACTAGGTGAAGTTGCAAATGTTAGTGATGAAGAAGAAAAGATAAGTAATGCCGATGATAATCTGCCCGAGATGGCAATTTCTCAAGGTAAGATTAATGTTAAGTGTCGAGAAACGCTGTGTTAATTAATGAAACATACTTATAAATCAAATACTAACAATAGACAGTTGAGCAGTATTTTCTATTCAGATCGCGATCCTGTAGGACATACAATTACAAACCAAGACATCAAAACTAAACAAATATTCGACAACGGACCGTATTTTGACTTGATTACTAAAGTGGATAAAGTTAGAAAACAGCAACCAGAACTTGACGCTGAGGCGTCAGCCGAACTTAAAAATTGCGACCTTAAATTGCTACCGGAATTCGAATTGTTATGTGATGAACAAGCAGATCCAGACGTTGTCCAGGCATTGTTGCAACACATTCAATTAGGAAGTGTCGAAAACAGTTGTGTTACGTGCTTTTGTTCTGATTAATAgaaagtattaaaatatttgtgtttcatttatttaaatttccctttatcgaaataatattaaacTAGCAAAGTCGTACTTACCTGCATCTTCTTGGTATTTTTCACCTAAAGCTTGTGACCACAAATGGGTCCTCCATTCGTCCAAACTCATAAGCTTGTTTTCTGGACATCTTCTAAAATTGCTTAGGAAATTCGCAGCCATTGACGTTGCCTCTTCGTTACTGAGGCTGTATTTTAGTTTGAGATCTTTGGCAAtctgaaataaattgttttgcgtgcggtaaaattttttacaacgCATTCTTGAACTTATTCTTCAAtactcaaatttaataaatattaattcttttatcaaaataaatgaatatcaaaaaatatattatcgcATTTTTTAGTTACATAAACTTCCTTTAAGAGGTATTTCTCAAAGAAAAGATAAAAGAGTTTGTTCTTAGACAAATAAATATctacactaaaaaaaatggcgCCTATATTATGAAAGGATACTCTATTTAACCCCAACCCCAAATCGGGTAAAAGTAGATACTTCCCTTAAGTTTCTATTCAATTCTTTAATCTATTTTGCACCAAGGAACGTCAGTCATACGCCACGTGAATCAATTAGAAATTTGCGTTCCTCATATAGaactattaaaattcttttccaACCAATAAACCAAACAATGATATATCTcccatttttcaaatgaaaatagcAAGCCTTTATCCCATCtaaagatgaaaataaatgtatgaGTGAGCATTATTTTTGTAGCGCAACTTcagtgcattttttaatttgttaggTTGAGCTATAAATAACTCGATAAATAATGAACTAGGTAAATCTTTTAATAGAGAATTTATGTTTTCCAATAAAAGAGATATACTGATTTATTGTGATCGCATAGTGTAAAGACCATAGtgttattttcgaaaatgtatACATAATCCTCtataaataacattatttaagTTGCCACATCTTGGAAACATTTCAAACTTCAATGTGAAAAAAGTATACCTATGTGGGAGTGTTTTATATATAAATCAGTTGCTTACTGTGTTGTAGTTGTAAATAACTTTgaaacaactttaaaaaaaaaaaaacatttattttgtgtATAAAAAATTGGGTAATATTAGCTAGCACGAGAT of Euwallacea similis isolate ESF13 chromosome 3, ESF131.1, whole genome shotgun sequence contains these proteins:
- the LOC136419665 gene encoding tRNA (cytidine(32)/guanosine(34)-2'-O)-methyltransferase-like → MGKTSKDKRDIYYRKAKEQGWRARSAFKLLQIDEKFGVLKGVTRAVDLCAAPGSWSQVLSRKLYLNEEICIKEPTYLFSTEAVAAEQKSKDAKHSEPRKKNEDVKIVAVDLQPMSPLPGVIQIQGDITKFSTAQEIMSHFEGEKADIVICDGAPDVTGLHCMDIYIQAQLLLGALHITCNVLKQGGTFVAKIFRGKDNDLLTNQLLTLFEEVHVAKPKSSRNSSIEAFVVCQKYSPPEGFDPTLMTPYLEVSNKDFSSLEGINRVIIPFIVCGDVSAYDSDTTYPLQLEGEAPYKYTPPVQPPIAPPYSFKPDSSKSEIDHFLKKIDKAVKKVRLGEVANVSDEEEKISNADDNLPEMAISQDRDPVGHTITNQDIKTKQIFDNGPYFDLITKVDKVRKQQPELDAEASAELKNCDLKLLPEFELLCDEQADPDVVQALLQHIQLGSVENSCVTCFCSD